One Setaria viridis chromosome 5, Setaria_viridis_v4.0, whole genome shotgun sequence genomic region harbors:
- the LOC117855197 gene encoding uncharacterized protein — MSASRRGRFYHHDGHGGGGDGCGPAAATVPVVDQADCTAQTCRSCVAVTLADVIALGCCPCAVVSLLGLAFVKAPLAVARRCLRRLRRRHGELRHKKRVRDMDPAAKAKCRAGAGRGALEALELDAFAAAAKGVGGLETDARDEAATRAAQASNSSSGRLDAEKMWMEMYRVGHWGFGRLSISMTPPPPARPGCAAAARSADGGRKDADLWCDS, encoded by the coding sequence ATGTCGGCGAGCCGGCGCGGGCGGTTCTACCACCAcgacgggcacggcggcggcggcgacgggtgcgggccggcggccgcgacCGTCCCGGTGGTGGACCAGGCGGACTGCACGGCGCAGACGTGCCGGTCCTGCGTGGCGGTGACTCTGGCGGACGTCATCGCGCTCGGGTGCTGCCCGTGCGCCGTGGTCAGTCTGCTGGGGCTGGCCTTCGTCAAGGCCCCGCTCGCCGTGGCGCGCCGCTGCCTGCGccgcctgcggcggcgccacggcgaGCTGCGGCACAAGAAGCGGGTGCGCGACATGGACCCTGCCGCCAAGGCCAAatgccgcgccggcgccggccgcggggcGCTCGAGGCGCTGGAGCTGgacgccttcgccgccgcggcgaaagGCGTCGGGGGCTTGGAGACGGACGCccgcgacgaggcggcgacgcgggCCGCGCAGGCGAGCAACTCGTCGTCGGGCAGGCTCGACGCCGAGAAGATGTGGATGGAGATGTACCGGGTGGGGCACTGGGGGTTCGGCCGCCTGTCCATCTCCAtgaccccgcccccgcccgcgagGCCCGGCTGCGCGGCCGCAGCCCGCAGCGCCGACGGCGGGAGGAAGGACGCGGACCTGTGGTGCGACTCGTGA
- the LOC117855500 gene encoding uncharacterized protein, giving the protein MEDTGQGSPQNLPEVPPPSEVEVEDHEDDDGFSFPAPPLPADACIVPVYPIFGRPPSPPPAAPGEAPAGEHEPGTATVRVPLGRLLLEEREFRARQQDVGGRSESARAWREQDDEDDDDDGDGGASAAADEELEGVPPESYCLWAPGGQASAPASPRRCRKSGSTGSVLRWRRISDRLVGRSHSDGKEKFVFLTAAAADPEPTPPPPPGTKEEEEGGGGSNRVRDGGGGAAHQLRYHGRGGGGGGSRRRSYLPYRQELVGLFANVSGLRRSYHPF; this is encoded by the coding sequence ATGGAGGACACGGGCCAGGGTTCCCCCCAGAACCTTCCGGAGGTTCCTCCACCCAGTGAGGTCGAGGTGGAGGAtcacgaagacgacgacgggtTCAGCttccccgccccgccgctccccgccgACGCGTGCATCGTGCCGGTGTACCCGATCTTCGGccggccgccgtccccgcccccggcggcgccgggggaggcgccggcgggggAACACGAGCCGGGGACGGCCACCGTGCGGGTGCCGCTTGGCCGGCTCCTGCTGGAGGAGCGGGAGTTCCGCGCGCGGCAGCAGGACGTCGGCGGGCGGTCGGAGAGCGCGCGGGCGTGGCGGGAACAGgacgacgaagacgatgacgacgacggcgacggcggggccTCAGCCGCCGCGGACGAGGAGCTGGAGGGCGTGCCGCCGGAGAGCTACTGCCTGTGGGCGCCAGGCGGGcaggcgtcggcgccggcgtccccgCGGCGGTGCCGGAAGAGCGGCTCCACGGGGTCCGTCCTCCGCTGGCGCCGCATCAGCGACCGCCTCGTCGGCCGGAGCCACAGCGACGGCAAGGAGAAGTTCGTGTtcctgaccgccgccgccgccgatccggagccgacgccgccaccgcctcctggtaccaaggaagaggaggaaggcggcggcggcagcaacagagtccgcgatggcggcggcggcgcggcccatCAGTTGAGATATCACGgcagagggggcggcggcggcggcagccggaggCGCTCGTATCTGCCGTACAGGCAAGAGCTTGTCGGGCTGTTCGCCAACGTCAGCGGGCTGCGCCGAAGCTATCACCCGTTCTAA